Part of the Vigna angularis cultivar LongXiaoDou No.4 chromosome 1, ASM1680809v1, whole genome shotgun sequence genome, TGTTGCAGACTGGGAGCTTGCATGATTCGGGTGCGATGATATCAGGAAAGGCTTGTAGGTCAAGCAGTGAGATCTCTAGGTTACAAAGAGAGGGTGGAAATGCTGAGGCAACAGTTCCCTTCAGCAAGTTGTGTTTTAGTGACAGAAGAAAGTTGCTTGAGGTCACCTGCGGCCTAGTTCGACAAGAGGTTCCTGGTATGGCTGCTGGACCATTGTTTCCTGCGGTGAGAGATGACTGTGACAACTTTCAGAAAGATTTGGTGCTTTTGAAGGAAAGAAGAGCAATCCTTTGTCAAATATGCAGCCATGGTAGTGGCCGGATTGACAATGAAGAAAGTTCTCAAGGGGCAGAGAGTCCATTGCAATTAGAGCAGGATGACATAAAAAAGAGTTGTAACTGGTCCAAGGATTTGTCTGATCTTTTGAACAAGGAGAATGGTCGCATACAATGCACAAAGAAGAAAAGTCTCGGTGGATATTTCTGGGGTGGCTTTAAGCAGATGCTTAGAAAATCTAGTTCAGTTAATGAAAGTTATGCAATTTTCGACAAGTTTACTTCAAGACGTGAGATGAAGCATGCGCGGCTTGAAGATTTTCTTAGATCTAGTAATGAAATAGGGCTAACATTAAAGGCGTCAACTGTAAAATTCTCTTCTTATCGCGCATGGCCAAATATGCCTGATAGTTGGTTTGCACTTTTCAAGATGCCCTTGCAAGTTCCCTCAGCAGATCAAATTTATGCGGGTTTGTGGGGAGGAACTTTTGGTTGGCCTCCTGGAAAACCTTCTCAAGACAAGCCAGGAAAGGCTCTGTTCATTGTTCTGCTCTCTTATGAGGAGTCCCAAGAACAAAAGCTTCTTATTGCAACAAAAATACTGGAAGGCACTCACTATGTGTTGCATCCTAATGGTTCGGCAATGTTTATAGTGGATATCAATGATCCTTCGTCTGATTCCTTTCCCTTTGACTCCAATAGAGACACCTTGTCAGTGGAAATCAAACATGCTTTCACAGGAGAGGGTATTTCAAATGGTTATGGCTTCAGATACCCTGGATCAAAGCCCGGTTCCCTCTTTGTATTTGAAAATGGTGTCCTTGCCTTTGTTTGGAAGGACACTAGGGTTGTCTTGACTTTGCAAAGACTCGACTTGCAACAACTTTTGAAGAAAGGAGAGAGAGTACCCTCTCTCCCTCCCATCagcaatttttcttatttgaccAAGTCCTACTCAAATGTTTTTACAGGCTTTCCaagttcttccacttcctctccTTCACCAAGGTTTGACATTACCATCACATCTCTCTTTGCTTTTACCTCCCAGATCATGCTCCTTGCAAATGATGTTTTATAGCTCTATTGATAAAACATATTCATTGTCTCATGTTGATTAATAGATGTCACACCTATTTTCCTGTGTACTTTCAACAATTTTGATGTATCAATATTTTAGCACTTAAGTTTCAGTTATAATGACGTATGGATTGGTGACAAACAATTCCTGTTGGTTGAGATTTAGGATATTTTTAGTCTTGTTATTCGTATTCCCAGCATAACTGCATTTAGTTGCAGAAACCTTTCTTATGGTTAGCATATAGAGAAGTTAGTATGATTGCAGAACTTAGTAAATGACAAAGTTTATCCGTGATTCTGGAAAACAAGAAATGTGGTTATAGTCACTGCTCCAATTGCTAgctctccttttttttctttgtataatTGGTGTCTGAAAGGAATGGGAATTCTGATCTTCTAGAACTTGTATGTTTTCTAAGATTTCTCACCTTCTACATAGGCATATACAATTATGTTTCGTATGGAATTCGGTGACATTGTATAGCACTTCTTTTGCTATTGTAGATGCTACATTAGTTGACAGTTGTTATTGCATAGCATCTTTATTGACAATAATGTTCACAACGTATAAAATCACATTAAGTAGTACAAAGATCAACAGAATACTGAAACTTACAAGAGCTggaaatatgtttaaatatcTGGATATGTAAGAATGATACCTATATCTGCAACCTATATTAAAGCCTTTTGATCTGACTGCTTAGTATGGTTACTTTGTTTATACAATTCTCTGTTGCATTACCTTTTTTGTCTGACATATATCATGTCAGCAGATTTGAAATATGTCATTGATATGTGTGGAAGAATGATATTAATTGATAGTTACAAGTTGTCAAATTGAGGAATTATAAGCCAGGATTTAATGTTTCTTATTTTGACAGGTAAAGACAACCCAGTGTATTTTTGAATTTGGGACTGCATGGATTTTGTGTCCAACTTCCAGTATTATAACAGGTTAAGAAGAGCATGATAAACTTCTTGGCAGCTGTTTATTGTTGCTGGAGTTGCATTGCTTTTTGTTGTCACACAGAATACACATCTTGCTGCCGTTGGTGCTATGTTACTGTCTTTTGAAGATCAAGGATCAAAGATCAAAGATTAAAGTATTGTGAACTATTTTTTGTCCTAAAGTATTACCCTCTCTGCTTTAGTTGTATACACAGTTGCTTGTTACACAAAAAGTAGGAACTATTTGTGCATGAAAGATCCTGATGAAGTTTTGATCTACATACATATTCTGAAACTTCATAACAGATGATTTCAAACACTGTTATTACTGCATCCagtaaaatatgattaataattCGAATAATATATCTTCCAGAGACTTTCTTAAGGAATTATCCCAAACATAAAGACGAATGCTCATATGCATGTGGGAGAAGTATTGAGAGAAACAAGTATCCCATATATCAAGGAAGCAAGATAGTTCAATGGTCATAAAGAAGAAAATGGGATAAggaaatataagaataaaaaataaaagggaaAAACATATAAAGCTTAGGATAAAGAATGTTATGATTCTCTTTTATAACACATAAGAGGGAATTgaatagattttaaaatgaaatgagCCTAAGAAGTCAAGAGTTAATATTGTATAACAGTAGATTCAGCATATGTTCTTTAAAGCATAAAGATTGAACATACTagtacatatttaaaatttttaaataacatttttctaatattGTCAAAAACACATTAGGGTTTAAAACTCTACTAAATAATTCCTTTGTcatattttccttttgtttgattttctaacttaattttcttgtatttttaaaatcaagAGAGGGTAAAAGAACTAAGGAAGCAAGCAAAAGGAGAAATCATGTCATGAATCCAACTTTAAAGAGACCCCTTAAGCTGTGGTGGACCTCCCCTTAAAGTGTATCATGCATCCTTCAATTCATTGATCATATTATCATCTTCAAATTACTCTTTCGCCATGAACTTTATGTATAAAGAAGATCAAGTTGATAAGAAAATTTGTCATCTTCTGCAAGCAAGCACAACCCTTGTACTCAATTGTAAAACAATGACCACTCTCAAGACGTTCTATCTATTTTAAGTTCAGTTGCACACGCAAAGCAACATGTCTCCCAAAAACTGACTTtggttttctttatttaaaaagtaagatttttaactttttgaaagatttttttcATGCAATAATTCATTTCTTAAAAGTAATTTCTACCAAACACGTAGATGTGAAGGGATAAacagtttatataaaaaaattattcaataaattcttttcaaatggagtgtattttaaatttgtgcAAACTATAGTCTCACTCAAAATCAcacccaaaagaaaaaaaaaatgttttcactACACTTCACATCAGCATTTGGATTAAGCTGGTATTTATAGTGCTAATATTAGAGAACATCAATCATGCTACAAACTTGTAGTGACAACCATGGCAACTACTATTAATGTTAGTCATTGTTTAACTTTTAGTTTCAGTTTTGGTGTTAGTAATA contains:
- the LOC108323890 gene encoding F-box protein At5g39450; the protein is MSCDPSLLLCLPDDLFGMVSRFLLPRDVCNLSLCCKSLHAVASSEKVWLTQCDKVGVLPLVDLVQWREGVSSYKALCRFLLRVKPLLGIWVHQNPELGNLVYVMPGFLSVVGCRIIPQELGHLGIQDGPIQWSSVFEVIGDFNGSTIFFLHGREEETDYVHPGSVKYIDESCNVLLLEIEAREQDNGGSSSRNSSSAMLQTGSLHDSGAMISGKACRSSSEISRLQREGGNAEATVPFSKLCFSDRRKLLEVTCGLVRQEVPGMAAGPLFPAVRDDCDNFQKDLVLLKERRAILCQICSHGSGRIDNEESSQGAESPLQLEQDDIKKSCNWSKDLSDLLNKENGRIQCTKKKSLGGYFWGGFKQMLRKSSSVNESYAIFDKFTSRREMKHARLEDFLRSSNEIGLTLKASTVKFSSYRAWPNMPDSWFALFKMPLQVPSADQIYAGLWGGTFGWPPGKPSQDKPGKALFIVLLSYEESQEQKLLIATKILEGTHYVLHPNGSAMFIVDINDPSSDSFPFDSNRDTLSVEIKHAFTGEGISNGYGFRYPGSKPGSLFVFENGVLAFVWKDTRVVLTLQRLDLQQLLKKGERVPSLPPISNFSYLTKSYSNVFTGFPSSSTSSPSPR